Proteins encoded within one genomic window of Granulicella pectinivorans:
- the eutC gene encoding ethanolamine ammonia-lyase subunit EutC: protein MSELLLRSLTAARVGLVRTGVSLGTAAELDFRAAHAMARDAVHAALSVPSMLAGLSGLGLEAVAVKSAAPDRGTYLKRPDLGRRLASGTRLRDGGEDRPRLTVIVADGLSALAADRHALSLLEQLMPLLSRFRMTTAVVAEQARVALGDEIGALLGSDLTVMLIGERPGLSAPDSLGAYLTWGPRVGKTDEARNCVSNIRVGGLEYAAAAARIAFLCDGALRLGLTGTGLKDGPERLFEQR, encoded by the coding sequence ATGAGCGAGCTTTTGCTGCGGAGCCTGACGGCGGCCAGGGTGGGGCTGGTGCGGACAGGCGTGAGCCTGGGAACAGCGGCGGAGCTGGACTTTCGGGCGGCGCATGCGATGGCTCGGGATGCGGTGCATGCGGCGCTGAGTGTGCCCTCGATGCTGGCGGGGCTCTCGGGGCTTGGGCTGGAGGCGGTGGCGGTGAAGTCGGCGGCTCCGGATCGGGGAACGTATTTGAAGAGGCCGGATCTTGGCCGGCGTCTGGCGAGTGGGACGCGGTTGCGGGATGGCGGGGAGGACAGGCCCCGGCTTACGGTGATTGTGGCGGATGGGCTGTCGGCGCTGGCAGCGGATCGGCATGCATTGTCCCTGCTGGAGCAGCTGATGCCTCTGCTCTCGCGGTTCCGCATGACCACGGCCGTGGTGGCGGAGCAGGCGCGGGTGGCGTTGGGGGATGAGATCGGGGCTCTGTTGGGGAGCGACCTGACAGTGATGCTGATTGGGGAGAGGCCGGGGCTGAGTGCGCCGGATTCGCTGGGAGCTTATCTGACGTGGGGGCCTCGGGTGGGCAAGACGGATGAGGCGCGGAACTGCGTGTCGAATATCCGGGTGGGTGGGCTGGAGTATGCGGCTGCTGCGGCGCGGATTGCGTTTCTTTGTGACGGGGCCCTGCGGCTGGGGCTGACGGGAACCGGGCTGAAGGATGGGCCGGAGCGGCTATTCGAGCAGAGGTAA
- a CDS encoding ethanolamine ammonia-lyase subunit EutB has protein sequence MAFQHTVGGVSYRFETLADLLAKATPARAGDELAGIAAESAQQRVAAQRALADLPLRAFLDEPLIPYETDEVTRLIFDTASDAEALEPLLALTVGEFRDFLLSDEATGERLAEVAPVLMPEMAAAVSKLMRAQDLILVAKKISVVTKFRTTVGLPGRMSTRLQPNHPTDDPRGIAASMLDGLMLGSGDAVIGINPVSDSVESVTTLLRMIDTARERFRIPTQSCVLAHITTQMQAMEQGAPLDLLFQSIGGTEGTNSSFGVGLALLREGHAMARELGRCPVGGNILYFETGQGSSLSAGAHYGARGVAIDQQTLEARAYAVARDFKPMLVNTVVGFIGPEYLYDGKQILRAGLEDHFCGKLLGLPMGCDVCYTNHAEADQDDMDVLLTALGAAGVNYIMGVPGADDIMLNYQSTSFHDALYVRRLLGLRAAPEFEEWMASGPALSIQGLLA, from the coding sequence ATGGCGTTCCAGCATACTGTCGGCGGAGTGAGCTATCGGTTCGAGACGCTGGCGGATCTGCTGGCAAAGGCGACTCCTGCGCGGGCCGGGGATGAACTGGCCGGCATTGCCGCGGAGAGCGCGCAGCAGAGAGTGGCGGCGCAGAGGGCACTCGCGGATCTGCCTTTGCGGGCGTTTCTGGATGAGCCTCTGATTCCCTATGAGACGGATGAGGTGACTCGGCTGATCTTCGATACGGCTTCGGATGCGGAGGCGCTGGAGCCCCTGCTTGCGCTGACGGTGGGGGAGTTTCGGGACTTTCTGCTTTCGGATGAGGCTACGGGGGAGAGGCTGGCGGAGGTGGCTCCGGTGCTGATGCCGGAGATGGCGGCGGCGGTCTCGAAGCTGATGCGGGCGCAGGACCTGATCCTGGTGGCAAAGAAGATTTCGGTGGTGACGAAGTTTCGGACGACGGTGGGGCTGCCGGGGCGGATGTCGACGAGGCTGCAGCCGAACCACCCAACGGACGACCCAAGAGGGATTGCGGCTTCAATGCTGGATGGGCTGATGTTGGGGTCGGGCGATGCGGTGATCGGTATCAACCCGGTATCGGACTCGGTGGAGTCGGTGACGACGCTGCTCCGGATGATCGACACGGCGCGGGAGAGGTTTCGGATTCCGACACAGAGCTGTGTGCTGGCGCATATCACGACGCAGATGCAGGCGATGGAGCAGGGGGCTCCGCTGGATCTGCTGTTTCAGTCGATCGGCGGGACCGAAGGGACGAATAGCAGCTTTGGGGTGGGGCTGGCGCTGCTGCGGGAGGGGCATGCGATGGCTCGGGAGCTGGGGCGCTGCCCTGTTGGGGGGAACATTCTGTACTTCGAGACGGGCCAGGGGAGTTCGTTGTCGGCTGGGGCGCATTATGGGGCGCGAGGCGTCGCGATCGATCAGCAGACGCTGGAGGCTCGGGCCTATGCGGTCGCGCGGGACTTCAAGCCGATGCTGGTGAATACGGTGGTGGGTTTCATCGGGCCGGAGTATCTGTATGACGGGAAGCAGATTCTGCGGGCGGGGCTGGAGGATCACTTTTGCGGGAAGCTGCTGGGGCTGCCCATGGGGTGCGACGTCTGCTACACGAACCATGCGGAGGCCGACCAGGACGATATGGACGTCTTGCTGACCGCGCTGGGGGCGGCGGGGGTGAACTACATCATGGGCGTGCCGGGGGCGGACGACATTATGCTGAACTACCAGAGCACGTCGTTCCACGATGCGCTCTATGTGCGGCGGTTGCTGGGTTTGCGGGCGGCTCCGGAGTTTGAGGAGTGGATGGCTTCGGGACCGGCGTTGTCGATACAGGGGTTGCTGGCATGA
- a CDS encoding hybrid sensor histidine kinase/response regulator has product MPSELDKRALHVLLVEDNPDDAFLLERHLRKNGFTLKIERVETAAEMLRVLDVDDPADLPEIVLADYNLPNFSGPAALQLVKAAGLDIPFIMMSGAISEETAVESMRAGAQDYVTKQNLARLVPALERELREASARRNKLAAELALRESEARFHRLVEAMPLGLLISDSTGRIVYANGSVERLLGYARGAMLAGEVTIGALCPALGPDVDLEDASQTDQMGGSFDRAWLNGEPFETVCQAADGQTIETLIGVAVLNPESADEERQMAAFIADLTLQKKSEEVLRRTEKLAVAGRLAASIAHEINNPLEAITNCLFLIANTELPQDARTFLELAQKELDRVAQITVQTLRFYRRSTQTSQADIHELLETVLTLLESRMRRMQVEIVRDLGTIPLILVHDGEIRQVLVNLIGNAIDALHDGGQIRIRTRPSQDWGTGRVGIRISIADNGTGMSKATLARIFEPFYSTKGITGTGLGLWVSKEIVDKHQGSLRVRSQEGRDGQPGGTVFSLFIPEQSGLAATAPAA; this is encoded by the coding sequence ATGCCCTCCGAGCTAGACAAGCGCGCGCTGCACGTTCTCCTGGTCGAGGACAATCCGGACGATGCGTTCCTCTTGGAGCGGCACCTCCGGAAGAACGGATTTACGCTCAAAATTGAACGCGTGGAGACGGCGGCTGAGATGCTGCGCGTGCTCGACGTGGACGATCCCGCCGACCTTCCGGAGATTGTGCTGGCGGACTATAACCTGCCGAACTTCAGCGGTCCGGCTGCTCTGCAACTGGTGAAAGCGGCTGGTCTGGATATTCCGTTCATCATGATGTCGGGTGCGATCTCGGAAGAGACCGCGGTCGAGTCGATGCGTGCGGGTGCGCAGGACTATGTGACGAAACAGAATCTGGCGCGGCTGGTTCCGGCGCTGGAGCGTGAGTTGCGCGAGGCTTCGGCGCGGCGGAACAAGCTTGCGGCTGAGCTGGCGCTGCGGGAGAGCGAGGCTCGGTTTCACCGGTTGGTGGAGGCGATGCCGCTGGGGCTGTTGATCAGCGATTCCACGGGGCGGATTGTGTATGCGAACGGTTCGGTGGAGAGGCTGCTGGGATACGCGCGTGGCGCGATGCTGGCGGGCGAGGTGACGATCGGTGCGCTTTGCCCGGCGCTGGGCCCCGACGTCGATCTCGAGGACGCGAGCCAGACGGACCAGATGGGCGGCTCGTTCGACCGGGCGTGGCTGAATGGGGAGCCGTTCGAGACGGTATGCCAGGCGGCGGATGGACAGACGATCGAGACGCTGATCGGGGTGGCGGTGCTGAATCCCGAGTCGGCCGACGAAGAGCGGCAGATGGCCGCGTTTATCGCGGATCTGACGCTGCAGAAGAAGAGCGAAGAGGTGTTGCGGCGGACGGAGAAGCTGGCGGTGGCGGGGCGTCTGGCGGCGTCGATTGCGCACGAGATCAACAATCCGCTGGAGGCGATTACGAACTGCCTGTTCCTGATTGCGAACACGGAACTTCCGCAGGATGCAAGGACGTTCCTGGAGCTGGCGCAGAAGGAGCTGGACCGCGTGGCGCAGATTACGGTGCAGACGCTGCGGTTCTACCGGAGATCGACACAGACGTCTCAGGCGGATATCCACGAGTTGCTGGAGACGGTGCTGACGCTGCTGGAGTCGCGGATGCGCCGGATGCAGGTGGAGATTGTGCGCGATCTGGGGACGATTCCGCTGATCCTGGTGCATGACGGCGAGATCCGGCAGGTGCTGGTGAATCTGATTGGCAATGCGATCGATGCGCTGCATGATGGCGGGCAGATTCGAATACGAACGAGGCCTTCTCAGGACTGGGGTACGGGCCGGGTGGGGATACGGATCAGTATTGCGGACAACGGGACCGGGATGAGCAAGGCGACGCTGGCCCGGATCTTCGAGCCGTTTTATTCGACCAAGGGGATTACCGGGACGGGACTTGGGCTTTGGGTGTCGAAGGAGATTGTGGACAAGCACCAGGGATCGTTGCGGGTACGGAGTCAGGAAGGGAGAGATGGACAGCCGGGGGGGACGGTGTTCAGCTTGTTTATTCCGGAGCAGAGTGGGCTGGCAGCGACGGCACCTGCGGCGTAG
- a CDS encoding response regulator, which yields MADPGRLILLVEDDPDHELLTIRALKKSNIANDIHVARDGAEAIEILFGNSPIKPQVVLLDLKLPKVEGLEVLRRIRETKETRMLPVVVLTSSDEERDVVRSYQLGVNSYIRKPVNFNDFAEATRQLGMYWLVLNECPPS from the coding sequence ATGGCAGATCCCGGACGTCTTATTCTCCTGGTCGAAGACGACCCGGACCACGAACTTCTTACGATTCGCGCGCTGAAGAAGTCGAACATCGCGAACGACATCCACGTTGCCCGCGACGGCGCGGAGGCGATCGAGATCCTGTTTGGCAACAGTCCGATCAAGCCGCAGGTGGTCCTGCTGGATTTGAAGCTGCCGAAGGTCGAAGGCCTCGAAGTGCTGAGGCGGATTCGCGAGACCAAGGAGACGAGAATGCTGCCGGTGGTCGTGCTGACGTCTTCGGACGAGGAGCGCGACGTGGTGCGCAGCTACCAGCTTGGTGTGAACAGCTATATCCGCAAGCCGGTGAATTTCAACGACTTCGCGGAAGCTACCCGGCAACTCGGCATGTACTGGCTGGTGTTGAACGAATGCCCTCCGAGCTAG
- a CDS encoding sensor histidine kinase, translated as MKLKTTRALVPFLLFGAVIVVALNAWFAFRSVQVLVQGEMWMQHTWQVILQVEKVMSSAKDAETGNRGYLITGDDAYLEPYHEALADLPAELNTFASLTSDNASQQARLVELRAILQQRIALLKQGIALKKEDNGTDVQLMVLSGTGKAEMDHMRKIADDMEAEERTLLAVRTRQTDANVLRARLTIGVASAIDFLLIVLMFRYLARERSLRIATEEAAEKLAVARLESEAKAEEVRLLNLTLEERVRLRTAELETTNRELEAFSYSVSHDLRAPLRTIDGFSLALEEDYAEAVDATGRDYIKRVRTGVQRMGMLIDSLLQLSRITRAEIQRGDADLSQIAEGIVSNLQEENPGRDIEFRIQPGLKTEADPKLLQVALENLLGNAVKFSAKVPHAVIEFGWDEQEQAWFVKDNGAGFDMFYKDKLFNAFNRLHGDKDFKGSGIGLATVARVVRRHHGRIWADAVVDHGATFWFTLG; from the coding sequence ATGAAGCTTAAGACTACCCGCGCCCTCGTTCCTTTTCTGCTCTTCGGGGCGGTGATTGTTGTCGCCTTAAATGCGTGGTTTGCCTTTCGCTCGGTGCAGGTGCTGGTGCAGGGCGAGATGTGGATGCAGCATACCTGGCAGGTGATTCTGCAGGTGGAGAAGGTGATGAGCTCGGCCAAGGACGCCGAGACAGGCAACCGCGGCTACCTGATCACGGGCGATGACGCGTACCTGGAGCCGTATCACGAGGCGCTGGCCGACCTTCCGGCGGAATTGAATACCTTTGCGAGCCTGACGTCCGACAATGCTTCGCAGCAGGCTCGGCTGGTGGAGCTGCGCGCCATCCTGCAACAGAGGATTGCGCTGCTGAAGCAGGGGATCGCGCTGAAGAAGGAGGATAACGGGACGGACGTGCAGTTGATGGTCCTGAGCGGCACGGGCAAGGCCGAGATGGACCATATGCGCAAGATCGCCGACGATATGGAGGCGGAGGAGCGCACGCTGCTGGCCGTGCGTACGCGGCAGACAGATGCGAATGTGTTGCGGGCGAGGCTGACGATCGGAGTCGCCAGCGCGATCGACTTTTTGCTGATTGTGCTGATGTTCCGCTACCTGGCGCGGGAGCGGAGTCTGCGGATTGCGACCGAGGAGGCGGCGGAGAAGCTGGCAGTGGCTCGGCTGGAGTCCGAGGCGAAGGCGGAAGAGGTGAGGCTGCTGAACCTGACGCTGGAAGAGCGGGTGCGGCTGCGGACGGCGGAGCTGGAGACGACGAACCGGGAGCTGGAGGCGTTCAGCTATTCCGTGTCGCATGACCTGCGGGCTCCTCTGCGGACGATCGACGGATTCAGCCTGGCGCTCGAAGAGGACTACGCAGAGGCGGTGGACGCGACGGGCCGCGACTATATCAAGCGGGTGAGAACGGGGGTGCAGCGGATGGGCATGCTGATCGACTCGCTGTTGCAGCTTTCGCGGATTACACGGGCGGAGATTCAGCGGGGCGATGCGGACCTGAGCCAGATTGCCGAAGGAATTGTGAGCAATTTGCAGGAGGAGAATCCGGGACGGGATATCGAGTTCAGGATCCAGCCGGGTTTGAAGACGGAGGCAGATCCGAAGCTGCTGCAAGTGGCGCTTGAGAATCTGTTGGGGAATGCCGTGAAGTTTTCGGCCAAGGTGCCGCATGCTGTGATCGAGTTTGGCTGGGATGAGCAGGAGCAGGCCTGGTTTGTGAAGGACAACGGGGCCGGTTTCGACATGTTTTACAAGGATAAGTTGTTCAACGCGTTCAACCGGCTGCATGGCGACAAGGACTTCAAGGGGTCGGGCATTGGCCTGGCAACCGTGGCTCGCGTGGTCAGGCGGCATCATGGACGCATTTGGGCCGACGCCGTGGTCGATCATGGCGCGACTTTTTGGTTTACGTTAGGTTAG